In Rutidosis leptorrhynchoides isolate AG116_Rl617_1_P2 chromosome 2, CSIRO_AGI_Rlap_v1, whole genome shotgun sequence, one genomic interval encodes:
- the LOC139889661 gene encoding violaxanthin de-epoxidase, chloroplastic-like: MASRVDAVDALKTCTCLLKECRIELAKCIANPSCAANVACLQTCNNRPDETECQIKCGDLFENSVVDQFNECAVSRKKCVPRKSDVGEFPVPDPSAVVQTFNLKDFSGKWFITSGLNPTFDVFDCQLHEFHMESSKLVGDLTWRIKTPDGGFFTRSAVQKFVQDPNQPGVTYNNHAYNAPHNTSPTTKRTKPRQRAARSVPC, from the exons ATGGCATCCAG GGTTGATGCTGTTGATGCTCTTAAAACTTGTACTTGCTTACTCAAAGAATGCAG GATCGAACTTGCGAAATGTATTGCAAACCCGTCTTGTGCAGCAAATGTTGCTTGTCTCCAGACTTGCAACAATAGACCTGATGAGACTGAATGCCAA ATAAAATGTGGTGACTTGTTCGAAAACAGTGTAGTGGATCAGTTCAACGAGTGTGCAGTTTCACGAAAGAAATGCGTGCCACGTAAATCTGACGTGGGTGAATTCCCGGTCCCGGATCCAAGTGCAGTGGTCCAAACCTTCAACCTCAAGGACTTCAGCGGAAAATGGTTCATAACAAGCGGACTAAATCCGACATTTGACGTTTTCGATTGTCAGCTGCATGAGTTCCACATGGAATCCAGTAAACTTGTTGGCGATCTGACGTGGCGTATAAAGACTCCAGATGGCGGATTCTTTACTCGATCTGCAGTGCAAAAATTTGTTCAAGATCCGAATCAACCGGGTGTAACTTATAACAACCACGCCTACAATGCACCTCACAATACATCACCAACGACAAAACGAACGAAGCCGCGACAACGCGCGGCCCGTTCCGTACCTTGTTGA